In a single window of the Trichoderma breve strain T069 chromosome 6, whole genome shotgun sequence genome:
- a CDS encoding alpha/beta hydrolase fold domain-containing protein, whose product MPTTKLQPEIYQPLLNSIPNDLLSRFDPVRAEGPKVFCVAEQKCAVDGGEITIRISEPEPWKDGDANRPVYINYHAGGWTFGGLHYDDPFCRRLTKEIGCVCFDVDYRLAPENPYPTPIEDSWMAFKWIYDEKVREFNLDVSRVAIGGVSAGGHIAAEIAHLARNAGYPLSLQVLAVPCVDLTGVFTRDGKIKADCPYESYRELSDTVGLPAERMMYLHQTFLGSLRPLEYEIIGNYLRSTHRISPILPPPLLLLRRWIFCLMKAKHMVESSWRRT is encoded by the exons ATGCCTACAACCAAATTGCAGCCGGAAATCTATCAACCATTGTTAAACAGCATCCCCAACGATCTCCTTTCACGCTTCGATCCCGT TCGCGCCGAAGGTCCTAAAGTCTTCTGTGTCGCTGAACAAAAGTGTGCTGTAGATGGTGGCGAGATCACGATTAGGATATCTGAGCCCGAGCCATGGAAGGACGGTGATGCAAATCGTCCTGTCTACATCAATTATCACGCAGGAGGATGGACTTTTGGGGGTCTCCATTATGATGACCCATTCTGCCGACGGCTGACGAAGGAGATAGGATGCGTATGTTTCGATGTTGACTACCGTCTCGCTCCTGAAAACCCATATCCAACTCCAATTGAAGACTCTTGGATGGCTTTCAAATGG ATATACGATGAAAAAGTGAGAGAGTTTAACCTTGATGTTAGCCGTGTAGCTATTGGCGGAGTTTCTGCTGGCGGACATATCGCGGCTGAAATTGCGCATCTTGCTCGGAACGCAGGCTACCCTCTCTCATTACAAGTCCTAGCAGTACCATGCGTGGACCTTACAGGTGTCTTTACACGCGATGGGAAAATCAAGGCCGATTGCCCCTATGAGTCTTATAGAGAACTGTCTGATACTGTGGGCCTGCCAGCAGAACGTATGATGTATCTTCATCAAACATTCCTTGGCTCTCTAAGACCTCTAGAGTATGAAAT CATTGGAAATTATCTCCGATCAACGCACCGAATTTCGCCAATCTTGCCCCCGCCTTTATTATTACTGCGGAGATGGATATTCTGCCTGATGAAGGCGAAGCATATGGTAGAAAGCTCATGGCGGCGGACATGA
- a CDS encoding fungal specific transcription factor domain-containing protein has translation MSDPRPPMTNWLITRLSSGSQFTLLLFTRFHLPLPFAVPLISQGPLQYPVSLQELETCSVPKVSQIAVHPKLVKYVYTIQGNLVLAIRELVTWTSFKSWMYAGTAIRMAHALQLGSEFNQRHTNQHKEIRRRTFWACFVVDRLVSYSCNRFFAIDMMSVRIQLPCPPNTFAFGESYSGPTLDSIVLYGHQLSQLGILPFYVAMVKLWGDMAMLYKSGGRRELKETPTDTTGQFYQKEKAVELFAATLPPTLNWSIQNYRLHQVTGQAQAFINLNFLLLHSKCVMHQEYLPQLDSQYALTLEIDPVTKFDNAGLSLDHKEPHIINTCIDSAQAITAMAMELNNGDQRDRDLLQSTFAANAIITASAIQLWILYTQTCSKCPKDVAKESADQLLQIIKSWQTRWRVSGAWVETLEMLYKLYDFSYGSSNPLADDEWLQSGINELGESPILDEDVTGESGGYPSVSDGDDRKLRYSSYELPSQRSSPLK, from the exons ATGTCTGACCCGAGACCTCCGATGACAAATTGGCTCATCACCCGGCTTTCTTCTGGGTCTCAGTTTACCCTTCTGTTGTTTACAcgtttccatcttcctctaCCTTTTGCTGTTCCGCTCATCTCACAGGGCCCGCTGCAGTATCCGGTTTCCCTTCAAGAACTTGAAACATGCAGCGTCCCAAAAGTATCCCAGATAGCCGTACACCCCAAGCTTGTGAAGTATG TTTACACCATCCAGGGGAATTTGGTTTTGGCTATTCGAGAACTCGTGACATGGACAAGCTTCAAGTCATGGATGTATGCTGGCACGGCCATAAGAATGGCTCACGCATTACAGCTTGGTTCCGAGTTCAACCAACGTCATACCAATCAGCATAAGGAGATTCGAAGGCGGACATTTTGGGCTTGCTTTGTGGTTGATCGATTGGTGTCATATTCATGCAACCGATTCTTTGCTATTGATATGATGTCAGTTCGCATCCAGCTTCCCTGTCCCCCAAACACATTTGCTTTTGGGGAATCGTATTCAGGACCAACCCTTGATTCAATTGTACTGTACGGCCACCAGCTTTCACAACTCGGAATCCTTCCCTTTTATGTCGCAATGGTGAAGCTTTGGGGAGATATGGCAATGCTATATAAATCTGGTGGTCGAAGAGAATTGAAAGAGACCCCGACTGATACTACAGGTCAATTTTACCAGAAGGAAAAGGCTGTGGAATTATTTGCCGCCACTCTTCCACCGACTTTAAACTGGTCAATACAGAATTATAGGCTACACCAGGTCACCGGGCAAGCCCAGGCTTTCATCAACCTGAattttctgctgctgcattcaAAATGTGTTATGCATCAAGAGTATCTACCTCAGCTAGATTCTCAATATGCACTCACACTGGAAATTGATCCAGTCACAAAATTTGACAACGCGGGCCTCTCTCTTGATCATAAGGAACCTCACATCATCAATACCTGTATAGATAGTGCTCAAGCAATAACAGCAATGGCTATGGAGCTCAATAATGGAGATCAACGGGATCGAGATTTGCTTCAATCGACCTTCGCTGCAAACGCTATCATTACGGCTTCAGCAATTCAGCTATGGATTCTATATACCCAGACCTGCAGCAAATGCCCAAAAGATGTTGCAAAAGAAAGTGCTGATCAGTTActgcaaatcatcaaatccTGGCAGACTCGCTGGCGTGTTTCGGGTGCATGGGTGGAGACCCTGGAGATGCTTTACAAGCTGTACGATTTCTCATATGGATCGAGCAACCCATTAGCTGATGATGAGTGGCTGCAAAGCGGAATCAACGAACTTGGTGAGAGCCCAATTCTGGATGAGGACGTGACGGGCGAGTCTGGCGGGTATCCTTCAGTTTCCGATGGAGATG ACCGCAAGCTACGATATTCTTCTTACGAGCTTCCATCTCAGCGCTCGTCCCCATTGAAATGA
- a CDS encoding metallo-beta-lactamase superfamily domain-containing protein: protein MEQLPDLKIPFSSVSVKIRIIDTTTRVGDIPSELFMSPIFQGLEHLNCPAYSFLIEHPSNGKLLFDLGARKDYMNLPPPVSNRIRDGGWKVEVQKGVREQLEEHGIDGKDIDAVIWSHWHWDHIGDMSTFDKHTTLVVGPGFKQNFIPAYPTNPDSPLLESDFEGRVLREISFDTANGLQIGGFNAFDYFGDGSFFLLDSPGHAIGHISALARVTSNSFVFMGGDACHHGGQFRPSRYLGLPSVLLPNSFEKQSALAYPGALFDHLLPDADANQAVETIRKIQEVDANDKILVVMAHDASLLDVLDFFPKYVDGFVEKGWVKAGRWVFLKDFKKALKEQL, encoded by the exons ATGGAACAGTTACCAGACCTCAAAATTCCGTTCTCCTCGGTATCCGTCAAAATCCGTATCATTGACACTACAACTCGCGTTGGAGATATTCCTTCGGAGCTCTTCATGTCTCCAATCTTTCAAGGTCTGGAACACCTCAATTGTCCAGCCTACTCATTCTTAATCGAGCACCCTTCGAATGGCAAACTGCTTTTCGATCTCGGTGCTCGAAAAGATTATATGAACTTGCCGCCACCTGTAAGCAACAGGATCAGGGATGGCGGATGGAAGGTCGAAGTGCAAAAAGGAGTTCGAGAGCAATTAGAAGAACATGGAATCGACGGGAAAGATATTGACGCCGTCATCTGGAGCCATTGGCACTGGGACCACATCGGCGATATGTCAACATTCGATAAGCATACTACACTTGTTGTAGGCCCTGGGTTCAAACAGAATTTCATACCAGCATATCCTACAAACCCAGATTCGCCGCTACTTGAGTCCGATTTTGAGGGTAGGGTTCTACGCGAGATTTCATTTGATACGGCCAATGGACTGCAGATAGGAGGATTCAACGCTTTTGACTATTTCGGCGATGGTAGCTTCTTTTTGCTGGATAGCCCGGGGCATGCTATAGGACACATTAGTGCTCTTGCCCGGGTGACATCTAATAGCTTTGTCTTCATGGGCGGAGATGCATGTCATCACGGAGGACAATTCAGGCCATCGAGATATCTAGGTCTACCCTCTGTTCTGTTGCCAAACTCCTTCGAGAAACAGAGCGCCCTTGCATATCCCGGGGCCCTTTTCGATCATTTGTTGCCAGATG CCGACGCAAATCAGGCGGTGGAGACAATTAGGAAAATCCAGGAAGTTGATGCAAATGACAAGATATTGGTTGTCATGGCACATGATGCATCCCTGCTGGACGTGCTGGACTTTTTCCCGAAATatgttgatggctttgttGAAAAGGGTTGGGTCAAAGCTGGAAGATGGGTGTTCCTGAAGGATTTTAAAAAGGCTTTAAAGGAACAGCTCTGA
- a CDS encoding peptidase a4 family domain-containing protein, with product MKLIVLTVATATFASALSPQSTDANPPQTLDRVWSGVKQSGSGFTSVTGTFTVPKGGKSFGPSIWVGIDGSTECPGGGPLQTGVRLTGNGTAFGWFEWVPLSAPVFENFEVGEGDDIRMTIYAYGPFNGSAILDNLSTGQTASHTFNSTDAPSDAPLCQKSVEWIVEDYNNSGGNDTGIVASPDYGTITIRNASAQGSAGRVTPEGGELIELFDTRTSTVLSQCSTEKEEVICKYVGPPTDN from the coding sequence ATGAAGCTCATCGTCCTCACTGTTGCGACGGCTACCTTTGCGTCAGCCCTCTCCCCACAATCGACTGACGCAAACCCCCCACAAACTCTGGACCGCGTATGGTCCGGTGTTAAGCAGAGCGGGAGTGGATTTACCTCAGTGACTGGCACATTCACAGTCCCAAAGGGCGGCAAAAGCTTTGGTCCTTCTATTTGGGTTGGAATCGACGGTTCCACGGAATGTCCTGGAGGCGGTCCGTTACAGACAGGCGTCAGGCTCACCGGCAATGGCACAGCGTTCGGCTGGTTTGAGTGGGTTCCTCTAAGCGCGCCAGTTTTTGAGAACTTCGAAGTCGGCGAGGGCGACGATATCAGAATGACTATCTACGCCTATGGACCTTTCAATGGCTCCGCTATCTTAGACAACCTCAGCACTGGGCAGACTGCTTCGCACACTTTTAACAGCACTGATGCACCATCAGATGCACCGCTGTGTCAGAAAAGTGTTGAGTGGATTGTCGAGGACTACAACAATTCTGGAGGCAATGATACCGGCATCGTGGCGTCTCCCGACTATGGTACTATCACTATCCGGAACGCGTCAGCGCAGGGATCGGCGGGCAGAGTCACTCCAGAGGGCGGCGAATTGATTGAGCTGTTCGATACGAGAACTAGTACTGTTTTGTCGCAGTGCTCTActgagaaagaggaggtTATATGCAAATATGTTGGGCCACCGACTGATAACTAA
- a CDS encoding metallo-beta-lactamase superfamily domain-containing protein has product MSQLAISTVFPKWTPETLDIHHIDTGSGNATLIVGPDGTTILIDCGTSKDASVGQDDSRRPGELVAAYALRNSPSTTLEYLVATHVHPDHVGDVHSDKTAMGNGFQRTGLSDVDHQMPAKLVIDRAYPNYGLRPPLSAPFTDNYLAWLNARRQEGREVARIDVGSKSQIKLRSPEDYPTFSIRTLAANGLVWTGNGQESRSLFPDLSTLPPEALPEENKCSIAFLLSYGLFRYYTGGDLTCDTYDGRYPWMDIETPVAKAAGKVDVAVANHHGYFDACGPGFVTMLDATTYIIPAWHVTHPGMAQLQRMLGAWPGVARRNVFATRMLPENRLLNNRFTSEMCSQQGHVVVRVAPGGGSYKIFVLDSNDEQDFVTAEFGPYLCN; this is encoded by the coding sequence ATGTCCCAACTAGCAATATCTACAGTTTTCCCCAAGTGGACGCCTGAGACTCTCGACATCCACCACATCGACACCGGGAGCGGCAATGCTACTCTGATCGTTGGACCCGATGGGACAACTATTTTGATTGACTGTGGGACTTCTAAGGATGCCTCCGTGGGGCAGGACGACTCGCGCCGGCCCGGCGAGCTCGTGGCGGCCTATGCTTTGCGCAACAGCCCCAGCACGACGCTCGAGTATCTTGTCGCCACTCATGTACACCCGGACCACGTCGGCGATGTTCATTCAGACAAAACAGCGATGGGTAACGGCTTCCAAAGGACTGGGCTCAGCGATGTTGATCATCAGATGCCGGCGAAGCTAGTGATTGATCGTGCCTATCCCAATTACGGCTTGCGGCCACCACTTTCAGCCCCATTCACCGACAACTATCTGGCTTGGCTCAATGCTAGGCGACAGGAAGGGCGTGAAGTCGCCCGCATCGATGTTGGTTCGAAGAGTCAGATCAAGCTGCGGTCGCCTGAAGACTACCCGACGTTCTCCATTCGGACGCTCGCCGCAAACGGGTTGGTGTGGACCGGCAACGGGCAAGAGAGCCGCTCGCTTTTCCCGGATCTCAGCACACTGCCACCAGAGGCGCTGCCTGAAGAGAACAAGTGTTCAATAGCATTCCTCTTGTCGTATGGTCTCTTCCGTTACTATACTGGTGGCGATCTTACCTGCGACACTTATGATGGCCGTTATCCCTGGATGGACATCGAAACACCCGTGGCGAAGGCCGCAGGCAAAGTCGATGTCGCCGTGGCTAATCACCATGGCTACTTTGATGCCTGCGGACCTGGCTTCGTTACTATGCTTGATGCAACAACTTATATAATTCCCGCCTGGCATGTCACTCATCCGGGAAtggcccagctccagcgtaTGCTCGGGGCTTGGCCGGGCGTGGCGAGACGCAACGTCTTTGCCACCAGGATGTTACCGGAGAATCGTCTTCTCAACAACCGCTTCACTTCTGAGATGTGCAGTCAGCAGGGTCATGTGGTAGTTCGCGTAGCGCCGGGCGGGGGCAGTTATAAAATTTTCGTACTTGACAGCAATGACGAACAGGACTTTGTGACTGCTGAATTTGGCCCTTATCTGTGTAACTAA